In one Heterodontus francisci isolate sHetFra1 chromosome 16, sHetFra1.hap1, whole genome shotgun sequence genomic region, the following are encoded:
- the bhlhe23 gene encoding class E basic helix-loop-helix protein 23: MNVAEGDLFHSTANISVKGRDELNSIVNDTYIDLPQRYGQSTFSYSGTSRGAENRESWSGQSCTPYTISQDPKATESSEEQTGDEEDSDGRSAGSTRNPGSDNEGKLKSSIGKKGKEPRSLRLSINARERRRMHDLNDALDGLRSVIPYAHSPSVRKLSKIATLLLAKNYILMQAQALDEMRRLVAYLNQGQALTGPIPSAAALTNTLSSFGQSAVYPFTGTSIASCPDKCAVYTGTPSSLCKHCNDKP; encoded by the coding sequence ATGAACGTTGCGGAAGGAGATCTATTTCACAGCACTGCAAACATCTCCGTCAAAGGGAGGGATGAGTTAAATTCCATTGTCAATGACACGTATATTGATCTGCCCCAGCGCTACGGCCAATCTACGTTTAGCTACAGCGGCACTAGCCGAGGTGCTGAAAACCGGGAGAGCTGGTCTGGACAAAGCTGTACTCCATACACTATCAGTCAGGATCCAAAAGCAACAGAAAGCAGCGAAGAGCAGACAGGAGACGAAGAAGACAGCGACGGTCGATCTGCCGGGAGCACAAGGAATCCAGGCAGTGATAACGAGGGCAAACTAAAAAGTTCAATTGGCAAAAAAGGCAAAGAACCGCGATCACTGAGGCTGAGTATTAACGCAAGGGAGAGGAGAAGGATGCACGACTTAAACGATGCACTGGATGGTCTTAGATCTGTGATTCCTTATGCTCATAGCCCATCGGTGAGAAAACTGTCCAAAATTGCCACTTTGCTTCTGGCGAAAAACTACATCTTGATGCAGGCTCAGGCTTTGGATGAAATGAGGCGGCTGGTGGCGTATTTGAACCAGGGCCAGGCACTGACAGGACCCATTCCATCTGCAGctgcactgaccaacactctgagctCCTTTGGACAATCTGCTGTTTATCCATTTACAGGCACTTCCATTGCTTCTTGTCCGGACAAATGCGCTGTGTATACAggaacaccctccagtctttgCAAACATTGTAACGATAAGCCTTAA